The Xanthomonas fragariae genome has a segment encoding these proteins:
- a CDS encoding MlaA family lipoprotein, protein MTQFRCFPLLACLLLLGACASQAPKFAPPSASAGTAPAQAPVRDDAGMTAQPTAAGAATPDTLPATAAPADQAIADAGAGAGAGAGAGAGAGAQGAPTAAEGDFDALYGTTTPQTDANGAPAQPGAAPSYDPWEHYNRGMHRFNMAVDRGVARPLATAYTKVVPQPARLGVTNFFDNLGTPLTMVNQLLQGHPVFAVQSLGRFVMNTTLGVAGLFDPASAAGIPRRSEDFGQTLGVWGWRNSRYFELPLFGPRTVRDTVGLGGDIPLSPLRQIDDSGLRFGLQGLQLVDTRSQLMSLDSLRDQAPDEYALTRDAWMQRRNYQIVRDLPSHREKKNELPDYLREDKDSTVPVDAMPIPQWIR, encoded by the coding sequence ATGACCCAGTTCCGCTGCTTTCCCCTGTTGGCCTGCCTGTTGCTTCTTGGTGCCTGCGCCAGTCAAGCGCCCAAATTCGCCCCACCGTCGGCCAGCGCCGGCACCGCACCGGCCCAGGCGCCGGTGCGCGACGACGCCGGAATGACCGCGCAGCCGACCGCGGCTGGTGCCGCTACGCCGGATACGCTGCCTGCCACCGCCGCGCCTGCCGACCAGGCCATTGCGGATGCTGGTGCTGGTGCTGGTGCTGGTGCTGGTGCTGGTGCTGGTGCTGGTGCGCAGGGTGCGCCTACCGCCGCCGAAGGCGACTTCGATGCGTTATATGGCACGACCACGCCGCAGACCGATGCCAACGGTGCGCCTGCACAGCCCGGTGCGGCGCCGTCCTACGATCCGTGGGAGCACTACAACCGTGGCATGCACCGCTTTAACATGGCGGTGGACCGTGGCGTGGCGCGTCCGTTGGCGACCGCCTACACCAAGGTGGTGCCGCAACCGGCGCGCCTGGGCGTGACCAACTTCTTCGACAACCTCGGCACGCCGCTGACCATGGTCAACCAGCTGCTGCAGGGCCACCCGGTGTTTGCGGTGCAGTCGCTGGGCCGTTTCGTCATGAACACCACGCTGGGTGTGGCCGGTCTGTTCGATCCGGCGTCTGCGGCAGGTATCCCGCGCCGTAGCGAAGACTTCGGTCAGACGCTGGGTGTCTGGGGTTGGCGCAATTCGCGTTACTTCGAGTTGCCGCTATTCGGGCCACGCACGGTGCGCGACACTGTCGGCCTGGGCGGCGACATTCCGCTGTCACCGTTGCGCCAGATCGACGACAGTGGCCTGCGCTTCGGATTGCAGGGCTTGCAGCTGGTGGATACGCGCTCGCAGCTGATGTCGCTAGATTCGCTACGCGACCAAGCACCTGATGAATACGCACTGACCCGCGATGCCTGGATGCAGCGCCGTAACTATCAGATCGTGCGCGACCTGCCCAGCCATCGTGAAAAGAAAAACGAGCTACCCGACTATCTGCGCGAAGACAAGGACAGCACGGTGCCGGTGGATGCGATGCCGATCCCGCAGTGGATTCGTTGA
- a CDS encoding MlaC/ttg2D family ABC transporter substrate-binding protein, which produces MKTTLISAILASTLLVCAPATVLAQSAAASAPAQGAATKTVIDSSTRIMGTLEQRRAEFRSNPVALRQYIDGELSKTFDRDYSARLVLGVHGRGASDADIKLFADALADNLMQRYGTALLNFEGKPNFRAKSESALPGNRGVKVSTDLLRAGNDPTPVDYLMRNTGGQWKIFDVMIEGISYVQTFKSQFDGPLREKGIAKVAAELRSGNLQVGAAPANGK; this is translated from the coding sequence ATGAAAACCACCCTGATTTCCGCCATCCTGGCCTCGACCCTGCTGGTATGTGCACCGGCCACCGTGCTGGCACAGTCCGCTGCCGCCAGCGCTCCTGCGCAGGGCGCGGCAACCAAGACCGTCATCGACAGCAGCACCCGCATCATGGGCACGCTGGAACAGCGCCGTGCCGAGTTCCGCAGCAATCCGGTCGCGCTGCGCCAGTACATCGACGGCGAATTGAGCAAAACCTTCGACCGCGACTATTCGGCCCGTCTGGTGCTGGGCGTACACGGCCGCGGCGCCTCGGATGCGGACATCAAGCTGTTTGCCGATGCGCTGGCCGACAACCTGATGCAGCGTTACGGCACCGCGTTGCTGAACTTCGAAGGCAAGCCGAACTTCCGCGCCAAGTCCGAGAGCGCGCTGCCGGGCAACCGCGGCGTCAAGGTCTCCACCGATCTGCTGCGCGCCGGCAACGACCCGACCCCGGTCGATTACCTGATGCGCAATACCGGCGGCCAGTGGAAGATCTTCGACGTGATGATCGAAGGAATCTCCTACGTGCAGACATTCAAGAGCCAGTTCGACGGCCCGCTACGCGAGAAGGGTATCGCCAAGGTCGCCGCAGAGCTGCGTAGCGGCAACCTGCAGGTCGGTGCGGCACCGGCCAATGGCAAGTAA
- a CDS encoding MlaE family lipid ABC transporter permease subunit: MAVVASIRAFGRAGLFSLTVLRGSLPTRDFISELVREIYKVGARSLPIIAVGGAFVGLVLTLQGYRTLTTYGASDALSTLLGLSLYRELAPVLTALLFIGRAGSSIAAELGLMRATDQIKALELMAIDPVAKAVAPRFWAAVLTVPLLTGVFCSLAITGGYFEAVHVLGIDNGTFWSGLSNSVDFWEDFGVAMLKSAIFGGTAALVAAYVGFHAEPTIEGTSIATTRAVVNASLLVLMFNFVLSAMLFR; this comes from the coding sequence ATGGCTGTGGTCGCTTCGATTCGCGCGTTCGGCCGTGCCGGACTGTTCTCGCTGACTGTGCTGCGCGGCTCGCTGCCCACGCGCGATTTCATCTCCGAGCTGGTGCGCGAGATCTACAAGGTTGGCGCGCGTTCGCTGCCGATCATCGCCGTCGGCGGCGCCTTCGTCGGCTTGGTACTGACCTTGCAAGGCTATCGCACCCTGACCACCTACGGTGCGTCGGATGCGTTGTCCACCTTGCTGGGCCTGTCGCTATACCGCGAACTGGCGCCGGTACTGACTGCCCTGCTGTTCATCGGCCGCGCCGGCAGTTCGATCGCCGCCGAGCTCGGTTTGATGCGCGCCACCGACCAAATCAAGGCGCTGGAACTGATGGCCATCGACCCGGTCGCCAAGGCCGTGGCTCCCCGGTTCTGGGCGGCGGTACTGACGGTGCCGCTGCTGACCGGCGTGTTCTGCTCGCTGGCGATCACCGGCGGCTATTTCGAGGCCGTGCACGTGCTGGGCATCGACAACGGCACGTTCTGGTCGGGGTTGAGCAATAGCGTTGACTTCTGGGAGGACTTCGGAGTGGCGATGCTCAAGTCGGCGATTTTCGGCGGCACCGCCGCGCTGGTCGCCGCCTATGTGGGCTTCCATGCCGAACCGACCATCGAAGGCACCTCGATCGCCACCACCCGCGCGGTGGTGAACGCCTCGTTGCTGGTGCTGATGTTCAACTTCGTTCTTTCAGCAATGTTGTTTAGGTGA
- a CDS encoding ABC transporter ATP-binding protein — translation MTASASPVVQLSGVRIDRGGRTILGEVSLDVPRGSITAVLGPSGSGKSTLLAALTGELRPVAGTVALFGNQIPRGSRALLEMRRNVGVLLQGNGLLTDLSVADNVALPLRTHTRLPAPVLQRLVQMKLHAVGLLAAADAWPRELSGGMARRVALARALALDPPLMIYDEPLTGLDPIASGVIMSLIQRLNDSLGLTSIIVSHHVHETLPISDQAVVIANGGIVFAGTPEQLQDSTDPLVQQFLHGQPDGPIAFDAAPRRDRSAA, via the coding sequence ATGACGGCGTCCGCATCTCCTGTCGTGCAGTTATCCGGTGTCCGCATCGATCGCGGCGGGCGGACGATCCTGGGTGAGGTTTCGCTCGACGTGCCGCGCGGCAGCATCACCGCCGTGCTTGGTCCCTCCGGGAGCGGCAAGTCGACGTTGCTGGCTGCGCTGACCGGCGAACTGCGTCCTGTCGCTGGCACGGTCGCCTTGTTCGGCAACCAGATTCCACGCGGTAGCCGGGCGCTGCTCGAGATGCGCCGCAATGTCGGTGTGCTGTTGCAGGGCAACGGCTTGCTGACCGACCTGAGCGTGGCCGACAACGTCGCATTGCCGCTGCGCACCCACACCCGTCTACCGGCACCGGTGCTGCAACGTCTGGTGCAGATGAAACTGCATGCTGTGGGCTTGCTGGCTGCGGCCGATGCCTGGCCGCGCGAGCTGTCCGGCGGCATGGCGCGACGCGTGGCGTTGGCACGCGCGCTGGCGCTGGACCCACCGTTGATGATCTACGACGAACCGCTCACCGGCCTGGACCCGATCGCCTCGGGCGTGATCATGAGCCTGATCCAGCGACTCAACGACAGCCTTGGCCTGACCAGCATCATCGTCAGCCACCACGTACACGAGACGCTGCCGATCAGCGACCAGGCAGTGGTCATCGCCAATGGCGGCATCGTGTTCGCCGGCACGCCCGAGCAACTGCAGGACAGCACCGATCCGCTGGTGCAACAGTTCCTGCATGGCCAGCCGGACGGCCCGATCGCTTTCGATGCCGCGCCGCGTCGCGACCGGAGTGCTGCCTGA
- a CDS encoding STAS domain-containing protein codes for MASNSSVQRNGEALVLTGVLDRAAVVTAWPQAIAQLNGVRTLDLSGIQRLDSAGVAMLSELAARLRGNGSGPFSVMGGASGLDELRAAYRLSPTLDFQA; via the coding sequence ATGGCAAGTAACAGTTCCGTGCAACGCAATGGCGAGGCGCTGGTGCTCACCGGTGTGCTCGACCGTGCGGCGGTCGTCACAGCCTGGCCGCAGGCGATCGCGCAATTGAACGGCGTGCGCACGCTGGACCTTTCCGGCATCCAGCGCCTGGACAGTGCCGGCGTGGCGATGCTGTCCGAACTGGCTGCGCGGTTGCGCGGCAACGGTTCCGGTCCTTTTTCGGTGATGGGCGGGGCGTCCGGTCTGGACGAATTGCGCGCCGCTTACCGTTTGTCCCCTACCCTCGATTTTCAGGCCTGA
- the mlaD gene encoding outer membrane lipid asymmetry maintenance protein MlaD produces MAMRGPRLEFAVGAFLLLTLASLLVLAVASTNQRWGLGSSQYTLTARFSQIGQLRAQAPVKIGGVTIGKVSDIGLDPTKFDSVVTLSLDTKYKDLPADTSAGIFTSGLLGESYVGLQPGGDPETLKPGEEIGFTQPAVDLLQLVGKYMFSGGGDKSAADGQAPTPAQTASPSTEPHQ; encoded by the coding sequence ATGGCCATGCGTGGACCACGACTCGAATTCGCCGTCGGCGCCTTTTTGCTGCTGACCCTGGCCTCGCTGCTGGTGTTGGCGGTGGCATCGACCAACCAGCGCTGGGGCTTGGGTTCCAGCCAGTACACGCTAACCGCGCGCTTCAGCCAGATCGGCCAGCTGCGTGCGCAGGCACCGGTGAAGATAGGTGGCGTGACCATCGGCAAGGTGTCCGATATCGGCCTGGATCCGACAAAGTTCGACTCGGTGGTGACGCTGTCGCTGGACACCAAATACAAGGATCTACCCGCCGACACCTCGGCCGGCATCTTCACCAGTGGATTGCTTGGCGAAAGTTATGTCGGGCTGCAGCCGGGCGGCGACCCGGAAACGCTCAAACCGGGCGAAGAAATCGGCTTCACCCAGCCCGCAGTGGATCTGCTGCAGCTGGTCGGCAAGTACATGTTCAGTGGCGGTGGTGATAAATCCGCCGCAGACGGCCAGGCGCCAACGCCTGCCCAGACCGCTTCCCCCTCTACGGAACCGCACCAATGA